A single genomic interval of Chrysemys picta bellii isolate R12L10 chromosome 8, ASM1138683v2, whole genome shotgun sequence harbors:
- the PLAC8L1 gene encoding PLAC8-like protein 1, producing MNQLGSHCFSVTEEASLPEIQAPLILSLTTPEDGTFFLSALRNKKPTEPVTTQPTRGVGTSTVTTVIQTGGDWTTGLFGICSDKSVCVCGALCSPCLECDLARHYGECLCFPLLPGSTLALRVGAREKYKIRGTLCEDWMAVHCCWPFAVCQVARELKRRATTQIYEINTALTAKDTLV from the exons ATGAACCAGTTGGGAAGTCACTGCTTCAGTGTGACTGAGGAGGCCTCATTGCCTGAGATCCAAGCGCCGCTTATCCTTTCCCTAACAACACCTGAAGATGGgaccttttttctttctgctcTACG GAACAAAAAGCCAACAGAGCCCGTGACAACTCAGCCGACTCGTGGGGTTGGCACGTCCACCGTCACAACAGTCATACAGACCGGAGGAGATTGGACCACTGGCCTCTTTGGTATCTGCAGTGACAAGAGTGTTT GTGTCTGTGGGGCCTTGTGTAGCCCATGTCTAGAATGCGACCTTGCAAGGCACTATGGGGAGTGCCTGTGTTTCCCATTGCTGCCAGGTTCCACCTTAGCGTTGAGAGTCGGCGCCAGAGAGAAATACAAGATACGA GGAACCCTGTGTGAAGACTGGATGGCAGTTCATTGTTGCTGGCCTTTTGCTGTTTGCCAAGTGGCCCGAGAGCTGAAGAGGAGGGCTACGACCCAGATCTATGAAATAAACACTGCTCTTACAGCTAAAGATACCCTAGTTTAA